The Polaribacter sp. Q13 sequence GAAGAAGGAGATCGATTAATTTTTAAAATATTAAATTCTGGAGACTTTTTAAAGAAAGCAGATGAAACTCTTTTATCAGAAAAAAATAGTTTAAAAGTTACTGCTCAAATATCAGAAAAAGCATTGCGTTACGATTTAACAGTGCCTTTTGCACGTTACGTTGTTCAGCATCAAAATGAAATTACTTTTCCTTTTAAAAGATACCAAGTACAACCCGTTTGGAGAGCAGACAGACCACAAAAAGGTCGTTTTAGAGAGTTTTTTCAGTGCGATGCAGATGTTGTTGGTAGCAAGTCTTTATGGCAAGAAGTAGAGTTTGTGCAATTATATGATACTGTTTTTACCAAATTAGGTTTAGCAGGAACTACGATTAAAATTAACAATAGAAAAATATTATCTGGTATTGCAGAAGTTATTGGTGCTCAAGATAAATTAATCGATTTTACAGTTGCTTTAGATAAGTTAGATAAAATTGGTAAAGAGGGCGTTGTAAAAGAAATGTTGTCTAAAGGAATTACAGAAGAGGCTATTGAAAAGGTGGATCCTTTATTTAGTTTTGATGGTTCTAATTTAGATAAATTGGCTTCTTTAAAAAGTATGTTATCAACTTCGGAAGAAGGATCAAGTGGAGTAGAAGAGTTGCGTTTTGTAATTAATTCTGTTGAAGAATTAGGATTAGAAACAGCAGCTTTAGAAGTTGATGTAACTTTAGCAAGAGGATTAAATTATTACACCGGTGCAATTTATGAAGTTGCTGCTCCAAAAGGTGTAAAAATGGGGTCTATTGGTGGCGGTGGAAGATATGATGACTTAACAGGTATCTTTGGATTAAAAGATGTTTCTGGAGTTGGAATTTCTTTCGGATTAGACAGAATATATTTAGTTTTAGAAGAGTTGGGCTTGTTTAAAACGGTTGATTTGCCTAAACCAAAGGTGATTTTCTTAAATTTTGACGCAACTACAGATATTCTAAAAATGAAAGCTATTAAGGTTTTAAGAGAAAGCAATATAAAAAGTGAGTTTTATCCTGATTTAGGGGAAAGTAATAAGGCACAAAAACGACAATGGAAATATGTTACTAATAGAGAGATAGAGTTTGTGGTTTCTAAGGTAGAAAACGATGTTTTTGTGTTGAAAAATATGAATTCTGGAGAGCAAATAAATAGCTCTTTATCAGAAATGATAATACGATTAAAAGCATAAATTATAATTTTATAATTTTTATTGATTACGAAATTAAAATAATACGTTGCAAACACGTAAATTTGCACTTTAATAAAGAATGAAATGTTTGAATTAAGCAGCAAAATGAATGACGAAAGAATTGAAGAAATAGGTGAGAATCACGTTGGTACATCAGCGAAAACTCCATTAAGAGCAGATGCTTTTGATATTTCTGACGAAGAAAAAATTGAAAGAATCCAAGAAAGTGTAAAAGATATTTTAATCACTTTGGGGATGGATTTAACAGATGATAGTTTACAAGGAACTCCTAAAAGAGTTGCTAAATCTTTTGTAAATGAGTTGTTTATGGGGTTAAATCCTAAAAATATGCCAAAAGCATCAACCTTTGACAATAATTATAATTATGGTGAAATGTTGGTAGAAAAAAACATTGTTGTGTATTCTACTTGCGAGCATCATTTATTACCTATTGTTGGTAGAGCTCATGTTGCATATATTTCGGGTGGTAAGGTAATTGGCCTTTCTAAAATGAATAGAATTGTAGAGTATTTTTCTAAAAGACCACAAGTACAAGAGCGTTTAACCATGCAAATAGTACAAGCAATGCAAGAGGCTTTAGGTGTACAAGATGTAGCTTGTGTTATTGATGCTAAACATTTATGTGTAAACTCTAGAGGGATTAAAGATATTGAAAGCTCTACGGTAACTTCAGAATTTGGAGGTAAGTTTAAAGAAAAAGATACTAAAAGAGAGTTTTTAGAATATTTAAAAATGAATTCTATTTTTGAGTAAAGAGGCTGTTTCTGTGAATGCAGAACTTTAAAATATTAAAAACCGTTTAGATTTATTTCTAAACGGTTTTTTAATTTTAAGATAAACTTATAATATGGATATTTGGCACTGTCTCATAAAGTGTGTAAGTTTTAAAATCTCAGGTTAATTAATTAACCTGAGATTTTTTTATTAATTTTAAATTTTACATATTTATGAAACCAGAAGACATTTTAAACGAAGATTTTTTAAAGCAATTTAAAAGCGGATCAGAACTTACTAATTTTTTAGAACAGCTTCATAAGCGAGGCATAGAAAAAATACTTGAAGGAGAGTTAGATGCTCATTTAGACTATGGAAAGCATCAAAAAAGTAAATCAACTAATCTTCGAAATGGGTATACCAAAAAGAAACTAAAAACAACTTTAGGGGAGACAGAAATAAACGTTCCAAGAGACCGTGAAAGTTCTTTTAACCCAATGATTGTTAAGAAAAGAGAAAGTACCACAGAAGGTATAGAAAACATTATAATTTCCCTTTATGCAAAAGGGATGAGTAATAGCGATATAGAAGAACAAATACGAGAACTCTACGATTTTAATATCTCCACAAGCACTATATCAAGAATTACCGATAGTATCACCAATGATATTATAGCTTGGAAAAATAGACCTTTAGAAGCAACCTATCTTATAGTTTGGATGGATGGAATCGTTTTTAAAGTTAGAGAAAACTCTAAAGTCATCAACAAAACCATTTACATCGCGGTAGGTTTGAGAACTGATGGAAAAAAAGAAGTACTTGGTTTATGGTTAGGTAAAAATGAATCTTCCGCTTTTTGGATGAGTGTTTTAACCGACATTAGAGCTAGAGGAACACAAGATATCTTAATCACAGCAACCGATAATTTAAATGGATTTACAGATACAATTAAAACTGTTTTCCCTAATTCTGTTACTCAAATATGTGTGGTGCATCAGATTAGAAACTCCTGTCGTTACGTTGTTTGGAAAGATAAAAAAGAGTTTACCAGAGACATGAAACAAATCTATACTGCACCGACAAAAGAAGCAGCAAAGGCATCCTTAAAAGATTTTAAAGATAAATGGGATTCTAAATATTCTTATGCGATTAAAAGTTGGGAAAATAACTGGGATGAACTTACCGTTTTCTTTGATTTCCCTATAGAAATAAGAACTATAATTTATACCACAAATCTTATAGAAAATCTCAACGGGAAAATTAGAAAATATACTAAAAACAAACTCTCGTTCCCAACCGATGAAGCTGTCATGAAATCTGTTTTTTTAGCACTGAGAGAAAGTACTAAAAAGTGGACAATGCCAATTAGAAATTGGGGAGTTATACTTAATCAATTTTTAGCTATATTTGAAAACAGGATTAAACTATAAATAATTTAACCCTGAGTTTTTTAACTTACACAGATTTTAGGATAGTGTCGGATATTTATCTATTTATTTTTTTTAAAATAGGTATCTAAGACTGTTTTTCTTCCAATAGTACTCGTAATAATATCTTTATCTAAATCCCAACCTCTTGCAGGAGAATATTCGCGTCCGTACCAAATAATTTGCAAATGTAAGTCGTTCCATAATTCTCTAGGGAATAAACGCTTTGCATCTTTTTCTGTTTGAGCAACACTTTTTCCGTTGCTTAAGTTCCAACGAAACATTAACCTTAAAATATGCGTATCAACCGGAAAAGCGGGGACACCAAAAGCCTGACTCATAACTACACTTGCTGTTTTATGGCCAACTGCAGGCAATTCTTCTAAACCTTCGAAGCTTTGTGGTACTTCTCCATGGTATTTTTCAATCAAAATTTTAGACAAACCGTAAATTCCTTTACTTTTCATTGGCGACAAGCCACAGGGTCGAATAATTTCTTTAATTTCTTCTACCGTCATTTTTACCATATCAAAAGGATTATCCGCTTTAGCGAATAATATAGGCGTAATTTTATTTACTCTTACATCGGTGCACTGTGCAGATAATAAAACAGCAATTAATAAGGTATAAGGGTCTTTATGATCTAAAGGAATTGGTATTTCAGGATATTTTTCTTGAAGTGTATCAATTACAAATTGTACTTTTTCTTGTTTGGTCATTTATTAGAGTTACTAAGTTTACAAGTTACAAAGTTACAAAGTAATATTTAGGTTTTATTTTAAACTTTGTAACTTAGCTACTTTGTACCTTTGTAATTAAAATTTATAAAAATGACATCACTAAAAATAGGAGACAAGGCTCCACAGTTTGAAGCAAAAGACAATGCAGGAAATACCATTAAATTAGCTGATTATGCAGGTAAAAAGTTAGTTTTGTTCTTTTATCCGAAGGCAAGTACACCTGGTTGTACTAATGAAGCGTGTGATTTAAGAGATAATTATCAATCTTTTTTAGCAAAAGGATATGATGTTTTAGGTGTAAGTGCCGATTCTGCTAAAAGACAACAAAATTTTATCAATAAAAACGAATTGCCTTTTCCGCTTTTAGCGGATGAAGATAAAGCCGTAATAGAAGCTTTTAATGTTTGGGGACCCAAAAAATTTATGGGAAAAGAATATGATGGAATTCACAGAACTACTTTTGTAATTGATGAAAACGGAGTGATTGAAGATATCATTCTAAAAGTAAAAACGAAAGCACATGCTGCTCAGATTTTAGTGTAAGAGCTTTAGTTTATAACTATAAAGAGGTCGTTTAAAAAGTAATTGTTTGTCTATCTGAATTTATTTCAGATTCTTATACTTGTTTAATTTTAGTAATTTAAGATACTGAAGCAAGTGAAGTATGACAAAGTTTATAGCTTTTAGACGGCCTCTTTTTTTTATCGATTAAAACTTCATGCCTACTTTAAAGTTTAAAACTCTACCTGTCATATAATTCGGAATGCCGTATTGTGTTTTAGAATACACATCTCTAACCCAAGTATTGGTAATTGAGTTTTGTATGTCAAACATATTAAAAAGCTCTAATCCGGCAGATAATTCTTTAAATTTAGACAACCAACCTGTTGTATATTGTTTGTTTGCATCCACAAAAATATAAGAAAGACCTAAATCGGCACGTTTATAATCTCTTAAACGATTTTGAAAGTCATACACATCTGCATAAGAAGGAGAGCCTCCGGGAACACCTGTATTGTACACCAAGTTTAAATATGCTTTTAAGTTTGGTAGATTAGGAACATAATCTTGAAAAAGAATTCCGAATTTAATACGTTGGTCAGAAGGTCTTGCAATATAACCTTGATTATCAATATTTTCTTCTGTTTTTAAATATCCTAAACTTACCCAACTTTCGCTACCAGGAACAAACTCACCATTTAAGCGAACATCCAATCCAGTTGCATACGCTTTGGTAACATTGTCTGCTCTGTATCGAATTCTAACATTGTCTATAGAATACGCATTTACATCAGATAAATCTTTATAATACAGTTCTGTATTTAGTTTAAAAGGTCTGTCCCACATTTCAAAACTATAATCCATTCCTGTAACTATGTGAATCGATTTCTGCGCTTTTACATCTACATTAATATCACCATTAAAATCTCTTAATTCTCTATAAGAAGGAGGTTGAGAATACCATCCGCCAGAAATACGAAACAACATATCTTTGTCCCAATTAGGTTTGATGGCAAATTGACCTCTAGGACTAATAATGGTCTGATTTGCAGATTTTATTCCATTTCCGGTTACGGACCAACTTTGCGCTCTAATACCTAAATTGTAAAAAATCTCGTGTTCATTCCAAAAAGAACGTTGGTTAAATTGGGCAAAACCAGAAACTCTATTAATTGTTACATTATTATCTTTTCTAATGTTTTGATACGGCGTAATTTCACCTTCAAAAGGTTGATAAGGTTGGTTGTTAGAAGTGTGATTTGGGGGGCTTATAGAAAAACCTAAAGAATCGATCATTTCCCATTCTCTAATACGGTCTCTAATATCTTCTTTCTGATATTTAGCACCAAAACTCCATTGTGTTTCTTCGTTTTTAATGGTTCCTTTCACCTGAATATTGGTAATTACAGCATCTAAATCGTTACGAGCATGGTTTAATTGGGATCCAATACCTTGAGAGAAATCTACTTCCCCAAAATTTTCGGATCCAATATCAGAATCTATTTCACCTAAATTATAAGCAGCTGCAATGTCAAAATGTTCTTCTTCTTGGGTATTGTATCTAGAAGCAGTTGTTGTTAAAGTAAAATTATCATTCACTTTATAATCAGCAGACAAAGCGCCAAACATCGTTAAATACTTGTCTTGTTCTTGTCCGGAGTAAAAAACGATTAACTCAAGGGGATCAGCAACTGTACCAAAACGTGTTTTTCTAGAAAAAGGTTGATAATTATAATTATTCAAGGAAAAATTTCCTAGAAAATTTAATGTAAACTTTTCTGAAAACTCATAAGACAAATACGTTTGTATATCTGTAAATTTTGGTTTAAAGTTAGTTTCAATTTGTTTACTATTTACAAATAAACTATTATCTCTGTATCTAACACCTGTAATGGTGCTAAGTTTTTTATTTAAAAAATTGCCTTCAAAGGTAACACTTGCTCCTAGTAAACTAGCATCTATTGTGGTAGCTGTTTCTGTAGGTTTTTTATACGTAATGTCTAAAACAGACGATAATTTATCGCCATACTTGGCTTGGAAACCACCTGCAGAAAAATTAATATTCTGTACCATATTAGAGTTTATAAAACTTAAGCCTTCTTGTTGCCCAGATCTAATTAAAAAAGGTCTGTAAATTTCAATTCCGTTTACATATACCAAATTTTCATCAAAATTACCACCTCTTACATTGTATTGTGTACTTAACTCGTTGTTGTTACTAACACCAGGTAACGTCATTAAAACGTTTTCTACTCCAGCATTTGGGCCAATTACATTTTTAACCACTGCAACATCAATCTTCTTTATACCTTGTGCATTCCTTACATTGTCTTTAATGATAACTTCTTTTAACTCTTCTGTTTTAGAAGAAAGCACAACCGAATAACGAGATCCATTTCTACTGTTTCCAATATATTTTTTAGTGAAAGTTCTATAAGAAATATGGCTAAAAACTAAGGTAATTTCTTCTTTATATGGAATTCTAATAGAGTAGTTTCCGTTTTTATCTGTGGTGGTACCCACGTTGTTATATTTTATAGAAACTTTTTCTATAGGTTGTTTGTTTTTGTCGTTAACGGTTCCTTTTAGGATTGTTGTTTTTTGAGCAAAAGCAATGACCGGAAGAAAGCATAAAAAGAGTAAGATTTTTTTCACGTAAGTTTAGTTTACTTGTTTCTTAAAGAACGTAGTAGAAAGCGTATTCGTATTTCCAACATTGTCCGAGACTACAATTTTAAAGATATGTTTGCTACCAACCAATTTTTTATCACTAAAATTATAGGTTAAAATCCTTTTTTTATGATTGTATTCCATTAAAATCCATTTTCCATCAAGGGTAGCTCTGTAATCTTTAATACCAGAACCAATATCAGAAATTTTAACTTTGATGGTTTTACTTTTAGAAATCCATTGGTTATTTTTAAAATACAGGATATTTACTTTAGGTTTATGAGTATCTGAAACTAAAGCATATTTGCCCAATGTTTTTGTTGTAGTGTAAAATGTGCTGTCTTTTTTTCTAGTATATTGATACCAAGGATATTTAGGGTTTTCTACATTGGCAATATAAAGCTGTTGTTTTTCTGCTTCAGAATATTTAGAAACGTTAAATGTTAAGGTAAAACTTTTATCTAAAGGAATAGTAGGAGTATGAATTTTTGCAACGCCTTTATCAACTTTAAAATCTAAATACACATCGTCATAAAAGGTGTTTTTAGGAAAAGCAACGGTTACGTTTTTTTGTGTGAATTTATAAAAGTTTTTAGCGATTATTTTATAAGCAGTAGTGTCTTTTGGTTGGGTAAAAATGGCATTACTTTCTTTCCCCGCAATCGAAATTTTTAGAGAGCTGGTGTTTTCTTCATAATCTTTAGCAATAATCTCTACATTATAATTCAATTCGTTTTTAATATTTACTCTTCCGTTATTTATCAATTCTTTGTAGGTAGAAAGTTTATTTGCGCTTTCCTTATAAGTTTTCTGATATTTCTTCGAATATTTTTTATAATGAGGATAATCTATATGTAAGTTGATGTATTTACTTTCTGCAAACGAAAAGGTTTCTACATCATGATGATAATAGCGTTTGCCATTTACAAACATTTCTAAACTATAAATTCCGTTTTTATTGGAGGCTTTATCCAATTGATCAAAAACATTAACACTAAAACCAATAGTACCTGAAGCCGAAATTTTATCAACTTTATACTTCCCTTTTGCGATACTTTTTAAAGAAACAACTGTACTCTTATTTTTATTATTAACTCTAGCGTTTTTGTTAAGAGGATACACTTTTAACGCTAAAAAAGTAGGGGGTTTTGTGTCTACGGGTTTCAAACCAAAAAACAACGGATTAATAATATTTTCTGTTTTAGTGTTTCTAACTTCAAAGTGCAAATGTGGCCCACCAGAACTACCTGTATCACCAGAAAACGCAATGATTTCTCCTTTTTTTACAGGAAATTGATCTTCTTTAAAAAATAAATTACCAGTTTCATAAAGCTCTTTTTTATATTGAACAGACTTTACATATTTTTGAATTTTGTCTGCATATTTACTTAAATGTCCATAGACCGTTGTAAACCCGTTTGGGTGTGTAACATATAATGCTTTTCCATATCCATATTGACTCACTTTTATTCTAGAAACATAACCATCTGCCGGAGCATACACTTTTAAACCTTCTCTTCCCTGGGTTTTAATATCTACGCCAGAATGAAAATGATTACTCCTTAATTCGCCAAATGTACCCGCTAAAACAGTAGGGATACCAAGTGGATTTCTGAAATAGGTTTGAGGGTATTTCTCTTGAGAAAAAGTAAAAAAAGTAGATAAGAATGTGAATAACAATAAAGTTTGTTTCAAAATGTAAATATTTTCTACAAAAATAGTGAAAATCATTTTTTTGTTAAAAGGTTAATCTTTAAACTTTTAATAAAATTAGTTACTATTGATAACTAAAAAGACTTAATACCGCAGCGCTAATGGATACCATAAATAAGACGCTCTCAATTAAATGTTTTAAGTATTTTTTGGATATTAAAAAATCATTTATATAAAAATATTTTTAGTTTGACAAACTCTTTTTAAATAATGAATTTTAGTGTTTTTTAAATGATACCCTTGCTTTTTTGTAATAATTTTATTGAGATAAAGTAGCCCATTTTTATTTTAAGTTACCTCTGTTTGTTAGGTAGTTAGAGAGAAGTCTTGGTTCTTGATTCTAAAAGCGAATCGGTCATCAATCTTTTATTATACACTAATGATTTTTATTCATAATATAATTTTTAAAATCAAACCTTCACGTAATAATTTCTGTCTAAACAAATTGAATTCCATAATGTTAACAGAAGCTTGTGATGTGTTTAGTGAACATTAATGAAAATAAGCAACAAAATGTTGTAAAGTTTAAAACAGAATGTTAACTTTGTAGTTATAGTTTTATTCTTAAAATATAGATGAGTAATACAATAGAAGCAATTCATTTACTGGAAGATAAGCTACAAAGCTTATTGTCAAATTATGAATTTTTAAAGAATGAAAATGAAATTTTGCTTCAAAGTACCAATGAGTTACAACATCAGTTAAAAGAAAGAGAGCAATTATTAGCAGCGAAAAAAAAAGAATATGATTTGCTTAAAATTGCAAAAACTATAGATGGCAGTAGTACAAATACAAGAGATACAAAACTCAAAATAAATACTTTAATTCGAGAAATCGACAAGTGTATTATACAATTACACGAATAAAGTTCATTAAATTGTGGGAAAACTTAAAATTAATGTTGTTATAGCAGGTAGAACCTATCCTTTAAGTGTGAATAACACAAAGGAAGAGGAAGGCATGAGAAAAGCCGCAAGAGCTATTAATAAATTAATTTCTATGTATGAAGAAAATTATGCAGTGAGCGATAAACAAGATGTTTTAGCAATGTGTGCATTACAATTTGCTTCTAAAGCAGAAATAACATCATTAGAAAAAGATTCTACAGATAGAGAAGTAGTAGATAAAATAACAGCGTTGACTAATTTAGTTGATGCTCATTTAAAATAAGTTCTTTAAAATACACATTAACAACACACTGCCTACGTTAGTACATTGTTTATTAAACTCAACACGATTCAATTATGAAGGATGAGTCTTAACTACTAAAGCAAGCCATCTAGAATGGATCCTTGAACAGTTAGTTAGTCCTATAAGTAACCATATTTGGAGTTTAAAAAACCTCACTAATGTAGGCTTTTTTTTATATATTAAATTTAAATTATGGATGGAATGATACTTCCCATTATTGTGGGAGTTTTGATAGGAATTGCAGTTGGATTTTTAATTGCAAAAGCGATGGAAAAAGCAAAAGGCAAAAAGATACTTAGTGGCACTAGAAAAGAAGCCGCTACAATCTTAAAAGAAGCAAAAATAGATGCAGAATCTGTAAAAAAAGAAAAAATACTTCAGGCGAAAGAGAAGTTTATTGAATTAAAATCTGAGCATGAGAAAGTAATTCTTACTAGAGAGAAAAAGATTTCTGATGTAGAGAAGCGTATAAGAGATAGAGAATCTCAAGTTGCTTCTGAAGTAGATAAAAACAAAAGATTAAACAAGTCTTTAGAACATAAAGAAGGTGAGTTTAATAAAAAATTAGACTTTTTAGAAAACAAAGAATCAGAGTTAGAAAAAATGCACAAGCGTCATGTAGACATGCTAGAGCAAATTTCTGGTTTATCGGCAGAAGATGCAAAAAAGGAATTGATAACTTCTTTAAAAGATGAAGCTAAAACAGAAGCAATGGCTTTTGTACAAACTTCTATTGAAGAAGCAAAGTTAACAGCAGAACAAGAGGCTAGAAAAGTGGTTTTAGGAACCATACAAAGAGTAGGTGTAGAGCAAGCAGTAGAAAACTGTGTGTCTGTATTTACTTTAGAGTCAGATGATGTTAAAGGTAGAATTATTGGTAGAGAAGGACGTAATATTAGAGCTTTAGAAGCTG is a genomic window containing:
- the hisS gene encoding histidine--tRNA ligase; this translates as MKPSIPKGTRDFSPTEVANRTYIMNTIKTAFETFGFQPIETPSFENSSTLMGKYGEEGDRLIFKILNSGDFLKKADETLLSEKNSLKVTAQISEKALRYDLTVPFARYVVQHQNEITFPFKRYQVQPVWRADRPQKGRFREFFQCDADVVGSKSLWQEVEFVQLYDTVFTKLGLAGTTIKINNRKILSGIAEVIGAQDKLIDFTVALDKLDKIGKEGVVKEMLSKGITEEAIEKVDPLFSFDGSNLDKLASLKSMLSTSEEGSSGVEELRFVINSVEELGLETAALEVDVTLARGLNYYTGAIYEVAAPKGVKMGSIGGGGRYDDLTGIFGLKDVSGVGISFGLDRIYLVLEELGLFKTVDLPKPKVIFLNFDATTDILKMKAIKVLRESNIKSEFYPDLGESNKAQKRQWKYVTNREIEFVVSKVENDVFVLKNMNSGEQINSSLSEMIIRLKA
- the folE gene encoding GTP cyclohydrolase I FolE, encoding MFELSSKMNDERIEEIGENHVGTSAKTPLRADAFDISDEEKIERIQESVKDILITLGMDLTDDSLQGTPKRVAKSFVNELFMGLNPKNMPKASTFDNNYNYGEMLVEKNIVVYSTCEHHLLPIVGRAHVAYISGGKVIGLSKMNRIVEYFSKRPQVQERLTMQIVQAMQEALGVQDVACVIDAKHLCVNSRGIKDIESSTVTSEFGGKFKEKDTKREFLEYLKMNSIFE
- a CDS encoding IS256 family transposase, with the translated sequence MKPEDILNEDFLKQFKSGSELTNFLEQLHKRGIEKILEGELDAHLDYGKHQKSKSTNLRNGYTKKKLKTTLGETEINVPRDRESSFNPMIVKKRESTTEGIENIIISLYAKGMSNSDIEEQIRELYDFNISTSTISRITDSITNDIIAWKNRPLEATYLIVWMDGIVFKVRENSKVINKTIYIAVGLRTDGKKEVLGLWLGKNESSAFWMSVLTDIRARGTQDILITATDNLNGFTDTIKTVFPNSVTQICVVHQIRNSCRYVVWKDKKEFTRDMKQIYTAPTKEAAKASLKDFKDKWDSKYSYAIKSWENNWDELTVFFDFPIEIRTIIYTTNLIENLNGKIRKYTKNKLSFPTDEAVMKSVFLALRESTKKWTMPIRNWGVILNQFLAIFENRIKL
- the nth gene encoding endonuclease III; the encoded protein is MTKQEKVQFVIDTLQEKYPEIPIPLDHKDPYTLLIAVLLSAQCTDVRVNKITPILFAKADNPFDMVKMTVEEIKEIIRPCGLSPMKSKGIYGLSKILIEKYHGEVPQSFEGLEELPAVGHKTASVVMSQAFGVPAFPVDTHILRLMFRWNLSNGKSVAQTEKDAKRLFPRELWNDLHLQIIWYGREYSPARGWDLDKDIITSTIGRKTVLDTYFKKNK
- the bcp gene encoding thioredoxin-dependent thiol peroxidase is translated as MTSLKIGDKAPQFEAKDNAGNTIKLADYAGKKLVLFFYPKASTPGCTNEACDLRDNYQSFLAKGYDVLGVSADSAKRQQNFINKNELPFPLLADEDKAVIEAFNVWGPKKFMGKEYDGIHRTTFVIDENGVIEDIILKVKTKAHAAQILV
- a CDS encoding TonB-dependent receptor, whose protein sequence is MKKILLFLCFLPVIAFAQKTTILKGTVNDKNKQPIEKVSIKYNNVGTTTDKNGNYSIRIPYKEEITLVFSHISYRTFTKKYIGNSRNGSRYSVVLSSKTEELKEVIIKDNVRNAQGIKKIDVAVVKNVIGPNAGVENVLMTLPGVSNNNELSTQYNVRGGNFDENLVYVNGIEIYRPFLIRSGQQEGLSFINSNMVQNINFSAGGFQAKYGDKLSSVLDITYKKPTETATTIDASLLGASVTFEGNFLNKKLSTITGVRYRDNSLFVNSKQIETNFKPKFTDIQTYLSYEFSEKFTLNFLGNFSLNNYNYQPFSRKTRFGTVADPLELIVFYSGQEQDKYLTMFGALSADYKVNDNFTLTTTASRYNTQEEEHFDIAAAYNLGEIDSDIGSENFGEVDFSQGIGSQLNHARNDLDAVITNIQVKGTIKNEETQWSFGAKYQKEDIRDRIREWEMIDSLGFSISPPNHTSNNQPYQPFEGEITPYQNIRKDNNVTINRVSGFAQFNQRSFWNEHEIFYNLGIRAQSWSVTGNGIKSANQTIISPRGQFAIKPNWDKDMLFRISGGWYSQPPSYRELRDFNGDINVDVKAQKSIHIVTGMDYSFEMWDRPFKLNTELYYKDLSDVNAYSIDNVRIRYRADNVTKAYATGLDVRLNGEFVPGSESWVSLGYLKTEENIDNQGYIARPSDQRIKFGILFQDYVPNLPNLKAYLNLVYNTGVPGGSPSYADVYDFQNRLRDYKRADLGLSYIFVDANKQYTTGWLSKFKELSAGLELFNMFDIQNSITNTWVRDVYSKTQYGIPNYMTGRVLNFKVGMKF
- a CDS encoding M23 family metallopeptidase is translated as MIFTIFVENIYILKQTLLLFTFLSTFFTFSQEKYPQTYFRNPLGIPTVLAGTFGELRSNHFHSGVDIKTQGREGLKVYAPADGYVSRIKVSQYGYGKALYVTHPNGFTTVYGHLSKYADKIQKYVKSVQYKKELYETGNLFFKEDQFPVKKGEIIAFSGDTGSSGGPHLHFEVRNTKTENIINPLFFGLKPVDTKPPTFLALKVYPLNKNARVNNKNKSTVVSLKSIAKGKYKVDKISASGTIGFSVNVFDQLDKASNKNGIYSLEMFVNGKRYYHHDVETFSFAESKYINLHIDYPHYKKYSKKYQKTYKESANKLSTYKELINNGRVNIKNELNYNVEIIAKDYEENTSSLKISIAGKESNAIFTQPKDTTAYKIIAKNFYKFTQKNVTVAFPKNTFYDDVYLDFKVDKGVAKIHTPTIPLDKSFTLTFNVSKYSEAEKQQLYIANVENPKYPWYQYTRKKDSTFYTTTKTLGKYALVSDTHKPKVNILYFKNNQWISKSKTIKVKISDIGSGIKDYRATLDGKWILMEYNHKKRILTYNFSDKKLVGSKHIFKIVVSDNVGNTNTLSTTFFKKQVN
- a CDS encoding cell division protein ZapA gives rise to the protein MGKLKINVVIAGRTYPLSVNNTKEEEGMRKAARAINKLISMYEENYAVSDKQDVLAMCALQFASKAEITSLEKDSTDREVVDKITALTNLVDAHLK